One segment of Streptomyces roseifaciens DNA contains the following:
- a CDS encoding DHA2 family efflux MFS transporter permease subunit, protein MQPKAIWALIITGVAGFMAALDNLVVTTALPSIRKDLGGALEDLEWTVNAYTLTFAVLLMFGAALGDRFGRRKLFVIGLAIFTAASAAAALAPGIEALIAARAVQGVGAAITMPLTLTLLTAAVPADRRGLAYGIKGAVDGLAVAGGPLIGGTLTEHVSWQWIFWLNVPLGLALIPLARLRLDESRAENARLDLPGTLLVSGGLFGVVYGLVNANAHGWTSPRVLTALIAGGVLIGGFIHHGLRAKRPMLPMRLFKNRAFAGVNAASVFMFLGMFGSIFLLSQFLQNVLGYSPTEAGLRMLPWTGMPMIAAPLSGYLADRIGSRPVVVTALTLQALGLAHFALVMSPDVSYAAQLPGLIVSGIGMGLFFAPAAKLVMSGVRPAEQGMASGANNALREVGGALGIAVLASLFSAQGGYGTPQRFLDGLVPALWAGAAAVALGALAATLIPPRRDTPRAAAARAASPAGAP, encoded by the coding sequence ATGCAGCCCAAAGCAATCTGGGCCCTGATCATCACCGGCGTCGCCGGCTTCATGGCGGCCCTGGACAACCTGGTCGTCACCACCGCCCTCCCGTCGATCCGCAAGGACCTCGGCGGGGCGCTGGAGGACCTCGAATGGACCGTCAACGCCTACACGCTGACCTTCGCGGTCCTGCTCATGTTCGGCGCGGCCCTGGGCGACCGCTTCGGCCGCCGCAAGCTCTTCGTCATCGGCCTGGCGATCTTCACGGCCGCCTCCGCCGCGGCCGCCCTCGCGCCCGGCATCGAGGCCCTGATCGCCGCCCGGGCCGTCCAGGGCGTGGGCGCCGCCATCACCATGCCGCTGACGCTCACCCTGCTCACCGCGGCCGTCCCCGCCGACCGCCGGGGCCTGGCGTACGGCATCAAAGGGGCCGTGGACGGCCTGGCCGTCGCCGGCGGCCCGCTCATCGGCGGCACGCTCACCGAGCACGTCTCCTGGCAGTGGATCTTCTGGCTCAACGTCCCGCTGGGCCTGGCCCTCATCCCGCTGGCCCGCCTCCGCCTGGACGAGTCGCGCGCCGAGAACGCACGCCTGGACCTCCCCGGCACGCTCCTCGTCAGCGGCGGCCTCTTCGGCGTCGTCTACGGGCTGGTCAACGCCAACGCGCACGGCTGGACGAGCCCCCGAGTCCTGACCGCCCTCATCGCGGGCGGCGTCCTCATAGGAGGCTTCATCCACCACGGCCTCCGCGCGAAGCGGCCCATGCTGCCCATGCGCCTCTTCAAGAACCGCGCCTTCGCAGGCGTGAACGCCGCGAGCGTCTTCATGTTCCTGGGCATGTTCGGCTCGATCTTCCTGCTCAGCCAGTTCCTCCAGAACGTCCTCGGCTACTCGCCCACCGAGGCCGGGCTGCGCATGCTCCCCTGGACCGGAATGCCCATGATCGCGGCGCCGCTCTCCGGCTACCTCGCCGACCGCATCGGCAGCCGCCCCGTCGTCGTCACCGCCCTGACCCTCCAGGCCCTCGGCCTCGCCCACTTCGCCCTGGTCATGAGCCCGGATGTCTCCTACGCGGCCCAGCTCCCCGGACTGATCGTCAGCGGCATCGGCATGGGCCTGTTCTTCGCCCCCGCCGCGAAGCTCGTCATGTCCGGCGTCCGCCCGGCGGAGCAGGGCATGGCCTCCGGTGCGAACAACGCTCTGCGGGAGGTGGGCGGGGCGCTGGGCATCGCCGTCCTCGCCTCGCTGTTCTCCGCCCAGGGCGGCTACGGGACGCCGCAGCGCTTCCTGGACGGCCTCGTCCCCGCCCTCTGGGCGGGCGCGGCCGCGGTGGCGCTCGGGGCGCTGGCGGCGACCCTGATCCCGCCGCGGCGTGACACGCCCCGGGCGGCCGCCGCACGTGCCGCCAGCCCGGCGGGCGCGCCCTGA
- a CDS encoding UDP-N-acetylmuramate dehydrogenase, with the protein MQERHDAPLAPLTTFRLGGPATRLITATTDAEVIAAVREADETATPLLIIGGGSNLVISDKGFEGTALRIATTGFALTGTSLELAAGENWSDAVARTVEAGLAGIECLAGIPGSAGATPIQNVGAYGQDVAQTITEVVAYDRRTGETVTLANAECAFSYRHSRFKQDPARYVVLRVRFGLEDADGMSAPIRYPETARALGVEAGDRVPAERARETVLKLRAGKGMVLDPEDHDTWSAGSFFCNPILTEAEHAAFLTRVADRLGPDVAPPAYPAGEGFMKTSAAWLIDKAGFTKGYGAGRARISTKHTLALTNRGEATTEDLLALAREVRAGVHEAFGVTLVNEPVTVGVAL; encoded by the coding sequence GTGCAGGAACGACACGACGCCCCCCTCGCCCCCCTGACCACCTTCAGGCTCGGCGGCCCGGCCACCCGCCTGATCACGGCCACCACCGACGCCGAGGTGATCGCCGCCGTCCGCGAGGCCGACGAGACCGCCACCCCGCTGCTGATCATCGGCGGCGGCAGCAACCTCGTCATCTCCGACAAGGGCTTCGAGGGCACCGCCCTGCGCATCGCGACCACCGGCTTCGCCCTGACCGGCACCAGCCTCGAACTGGCCGCCGGTGAGAACTGGTCCGACGCCGTCGCCCGCACCGTCGAAGCCGGCCTCGCCGGCATCGAGTGCCTCGCCGGCATCCCCGGCTCCGCCGGCGCCACCCCCATCCAGAACGTCGGCGCCTACGGCCAGGACGTCGCCCAGACGATCACCGAGGTCGTCGCCTACGACCGCCGCACCGGCGAGACGGTGACCCTCGCCAACGCCGAGTGCGCCTTCTCCTACCGCCACAGCCGCTTCAAGCAGGACCCCGCCCGCTACGTCGTCCTCCGCGTCCGCTTCGGGCTGGAGGACGCGGACGGCATGTCCGCCCCCATCCGCTACCCGGAGACGGCCCGCGCCCTCGGCGTAGAGGCGGGCGACCGCGTGCCCGCGGAGCGGGCCCGCGAGACGGTCCTCAAGCTGCGCGCGGGCAAGGGCATGGTGCTCGACCCCGAGGACCACGACACGTGGTCGGCCGGGTCGTTCTTCTGCAACCCGATCCTCACCGAGGCGGAGCACGCGGCGTTCCTGACCCGCGTCGCGGACCGGCTCGGCCCGGACGTGGCGCCTCCGGCGTACCCGGCGGGGGAGGGCTTCATGAAGACCTCGGCGGCCTGGCTGATCGACAAGGCGGGCTTCACGAAGGGGTACGGGGCCGGGCGGGCCCGCATCAGCACGAAGCACACGCTTGCGCTGACGAACCGGGGCGAGGCGACCACGGAGGATCTCCTCGCCCTCGCCCGCGAGGTCCGGGCCGGCGTCCACGAGGCGTTCGGAGTGACCCTGGTGAACGAGCCGGTCACGGTCGGCGTGGCGCTGTAG
- a CDS encoding adenosine deaminase, whose amino-acid sequence MESVRDVRLLPKAHLHLHFTGSMRSETLLELADKYGVHLPEALSSGEPPKLRATDERGWFRFQRLYDIARSCLRTPEDIQRLVREAAEEDVRDGSGWLEIQVDPTSYAPRLGGLIPALEIILDAVETASKETGLGMRVLVAANRMKHPLDARTLARLAVRYADRGVVGFGLSNDERRGLARDFDRAFEIAREGGLLAAPHGGELSGPSSVRDCMDDLRASRVGHGVRAAEDPRLMRKLAERGVTCEVCPSSNVALGVYEKPGDVPLRTLWDAGVPIALGADDPLLFGSRLAAQYELVREHHGFTDAELAELARQSVRGSAAPEPVRAGLLRGIDDWLAGQVVTR is encoded by the coding sequence ATGGAGAGCGTTCGTGACGTCCGTTTGCTGCCGAAGGCCCATCTGCACCTGCACTTCACCGGGTCGATGCGGTCCGAAACCCTGCTGGAACTCGCCGACAAGTACGGGGTGCACCTCCCGGAAGCGCTGAGCAGCGGCGAGCCCCCGAAGTTGCGGGCCACGGACGAGCGGGGCTGGTTCCGGTTCCAGCGGCTGTACGACATCGCGCGGTCGTGCCTCCGGACGCCGGAGGACATTCAGCGGCTCGTGCGGGAGGCCGCGGAGGAAGACGTCCGGGACGGGTCCGGGTGGCTGGAGATCCAGGTCGATCCGACGTCCTACGCGCCACGGCTGGGCGGGCTCATCCCCGCCCTGGAGATCATCCTCGATGCGGTCGAGACGGCGTCGAAGGAGACCGGGCTGGGGATGCGGGTCCTCGTCGCCGCCAATCGCATGAAGCACCCGCTGGACGCGCGGACGCTCGCGCGGCTCGCCGTGCGGTACGCCGACCGGGGCGTGGTGGGGTTCGGGCTCTCCAACGACGAGCGGCGCGGTCTCGCGCGCGACTTCGACCGCGCCTTCGAGATCGCCCGCGAGGGCGGGCTGCTGGCCGCGCCGCACGGCGGCGAGCTCTCGGGCCCGAGCAGCGTGCGGGACTGCATGGACGACCTGCGCGCCTCCCGCGTGGGGCACGGCGTCCGGGCCGCCGAGGACCCCCGCCTGATGCGGAAGCTCGCCGAGCGCGGAGTGACCTGCGAGGTGTGCCCGTCGTCGAACGTCGCCCTCGGCGTCTACGAGAAGCCGGGCGACGTGCCGCTGCGCACCCTGTGGGACGCCGGCGTGCCGATAGCTCTCGGCGCGGACGACCCCCTGCTCTTCGGCTCGCGGCTCGCCGCGCAGTACGAGCTGGTGCGGGAGCATCACGGCTTCACGGACGCCGAGCTGGCGGAGCTGGCGCGGCAGTCGGTACGGGGGTCGGCTGCGCCTGAGCCCGTGCGGGCGGGGTTGCTGCGGGGGATCGACGACTGGCTGGCCGGCCAGGTCGTTACGCGGTAG
- a CDS encoding TetR/AcrR family transcriptional regulator: MVRMSADERRESVIRAAITEFARAGYKGTSTEAIARRVGVSQPYLFRLFPTKEAIFLAAAHRCLEETRQVFAKAVEGAPPRGAMQAMAAAYDHLIAEDPEKLRMQMQIYVAVASAEAAGDHEFGSTIRAAWLELWDGAHLALGGDAKETTRFLAKGMLINTLMSLGFPPDHRVWSGF; this comes from the coding sequence ATGGTCAGGATGAGCGCGGATGAGCGCCGCGAGAGTGTGATCCGCGCCGCAATCACGGAATTCGCGCGCGCCGGCTACAAGGGCACGTCCACGGAGGCGATCGCGCGCCGCGTGGGCGTCTCGCAGCCGTATCTGTTCCGGCTCTTCCCCACCAAGGAAGCGATCTTCCTGGCGGCGGCCCACCGCTGCCTGGAGGAGACCCGGCAGGTCTTCGCGAAGGCCGTCGAGGGCGCGCCGCCCCGCGGGGCGATGCAGGCCATGGCCGCCGCCTACGACCACCTCATCGCCGAGGACCCCGAGAAGCTGCGGATGCAGATGCAGATCTACGTCGCGGTGGCCTCGGCCGAGGCGGCGGGGGACCACGAGTTCGGGAGCACGATCCGGGCGGCGTGGCTGGAGCTGTGGGACGGGGCGCACCTGGCGCTCGGCGGGGACGCGAAGGAAACCACGCGATTCCTGGCCAAGGGGATGCTGATCAACACGCTGATGTCCCTGGGCTTCCCGCCGGACCACCGGGTGTGGAGCGGTTTCTAG